The genomic DNA AAAGCAAAGTGGGTGAAGGGACATCGTTCATTCTGGAACTGCCGCTGATGCATCCCGTAGAATAATGGTTTGGTTAACAGAAGGAATGAATTATGCAGAGAATGAAAAGCGGCTATTAATTATTTAAAACCAATGTGAAATTTCCTGAAAATTTTACACTACGTTAACAATGCCATGATATGCTGGGCTTGTCATGATTTCGTCGACATCCATTATGCCGGACAAGAAAATGGGGGGTACTATGACGCAACGGCTGTTAGTAATTGAGGATGAGCCAACGCTCTCGCGGCTTCTGTCTTATAACTTGTCACGCGAAGGCTATGAAGTTGTGGTTGAAGAGCATGGACAGTCTGGGTTGGACACGGCATTGAAGAACGATTTCAATTTAATATTGCTGGATTTGATGCTGCCGGGCATGAACGGGTTTGAGATCATGTCCCGGCTTCGAAATGAGGGCGTGAAGACACCCGTTATTATGCTAACGGCAAAAAATGCGGAGGAAGATGTAGTTCAAGGCTTGAAATCGGGTGCAGACGATTACATTACCAAGCCGTTCGGCGTAGCCGAGCTGCTTGCCCGAGTAACGGCCGTGCTAAGAAGATCCTCGGGCGTTGAAGAGCCGGAGAATAGACCGCAGCCCCAAGAGACAAGTTCGCAAATTACGCTAGGCGATCTCGTCATTTACCCGGAGAAATATGAGGTAACTTTAGGGAGCGAGCCGATTACGCTGCGGCCGAAGGAATTCGAAGTGCTGCTGTATTTGGCACGAAAGCCCGGAGTAGTCATGACTCGGGACGACTTGATGAATGCAGTATGGGGATTTGATTATATCGGCGGGCAGAGAACCGTGGATGTGCACGTCAGCTCTCTTCGCAAGAAACTAGAGCTGGATCCCGGATCGGTGTATATTGATTCTATTCGCGGGGTTGGTTATAAGCTCGTCGTGAACAAGAAAAAGGCTTCAATCATTTCGGAGTGAATAACAGGCAAAGAATAAAGCAAGGAGTGACTTCTGATCAATCAGGGGTCTTTTTTTTATGGAAAGCACCGAGTACGGTGCTTTTTTTGATCTTGCTCAAAGCGTTGATGGTGCGCCTAAATTATCATGAAGCCAATCAGGTTAATACATCCAAGTTGGAGGTTATAGGAATGACGACGAAACTATATCAACTGAAGACGGTCTCTTGTCCAAGCTGTATTGCTAAAATTGAAAAAATGCTCATGAAAACAAAAGGGATTCAATTGGCTGAGGTACTGTTCAATAGCTCGCGGGTACGCGCATCTTTCGAGGAAAGGGAAGTAGGATCACAAGAGATCAGGAACCTGATCGAAAAGCTAGGGTATCAGGTCATCGGGGAAAAGTAGGTAGGACATTAATTCATAAAAAGGGGGGGCGTCATGCAACCGCACAAATTGAAACGCGGCTAGCCGCGCTAATGCGGTGACAGCTTCTATATGGCTTGAATTAAATTTGCTGTTTTGTAAAACATTTAACACAGGCCCAAAGTACCGTTAACACTCCCTTAACAAAACTCTTCTATGATGCAGTCAGAGAGAGACAAAAGAGACATAAGCAAGAGAAGAGAAAGTATGGGTCAGGAGTGGTGTGAGTGGTTAATCAGGCCGTCGTTGAGCGGGATGTCTCGTTGTCTTCCCGTAGTGCTGTTAAAGTCTTTGCAAAGCAAGACAAAATAGGCAAGGAAGAAATGCCGTCTGAGAACTTGGGTGAACAGGGCAGTGCGGTGAGGACGGAAGCTTACTGCCGGTTCGTTCCGACGACAGGCCCTGACGAATCGTGCCTGAGCGTTCTCAAGCGATTCCAGGCCGATGCGAAACTCCCATGCATCATTGTGTGCGATCATGCGAATAGGCCGCTGGGACTACTCATGAGGGACACTTTCTATCGTCGATTGGCAGGACGTTTTGCTGCCGATTTGTTCTACGAAAGGCCGGCTTTGATGTTTGCGGAGAAATCGCCCCTGATCACCGAGATCACCACTTCGCCCCGGCAGCTGATCGATGCAGCATTGAATCGGGAGTCGGCAGTATTCTATGACAGCTTGATCTTAACGGAGCAAGGCGAGTTCAAAGGTGTGATGACCGTCCAGGATCTGATGCTGATGTCGAGGGAACTGCAGCGGGAAGCGGATCAAATCCGCGAGAAAATCGTCAGGGAAAGTCATGCGAAAGTGCTGGAAATCGACCGATCTGTTAAAGAAGTGTCCGCCACCTCAGAGCGGAGTCTAAGGCAAACCGTGGAGATGAGCGGATTGGCGACGGCTGGGCGGAACGAACTTGAGGCGGTGCAGGCTTCGTTCAACCGCGTTCTGAAGATGACAAAGTCCCAGGAAGAGCAAGTTGCGGCTTTACTGGGGCATGCTAGTAATATCTCGTCCATCGCGGCTTCGATTCGGGAGCTTGCGGATCAGAGCGGCCTGCTTGCGATGAATGCCTCGATTGAAGCCGCCCACGCCGGGGAGCATGGTAGAGGTTTTGCGGTCGTGGCGAGCGAAATCAGAAAGCTGGCGCTGCAAACGAAAATGTTCTCGGATGATATCGGATCCACCCTGGATATCGTTAGCGGGCTGGTCAAACAAACGGCGGACGCATCCTCTCTGACAACGATAGAAATGCAGCATAGTCACGACAGGGTGAACAGCGCAGACCATACTTTCCAAATGCTCGTCGAATCAGTGCGGACCGTAGAAGCCAGGGGAAGGGATATGTTCCAGACCGCCGGAAATGCAGCAAAGCAGACAGAGATCGTGCTGCAGGAGCTTGAGCAATTGTCATCAAAGAAATGAAGCTGGCGCAGATTAGGGGAACTAAATGTTAATGTCCGGAAAACATTTTACACTGCGTTAACATTCCTGCGTAATATCTTTTACATAGGGAAGGTAAAATGGTTTTATGTCTAAAGTTCGACACACACTAACACTGACCTACAGGTTATTGTCAGGATGCTGCTGAGATATGAAGGAGAAATGACATGGAACCGATCATCCATATTGATAGATTGAATTTATATTACGACCAGTTTCAAGCGCTGAAGAATATGTCCCTCGATATTTCCGAGAAGGCGATCACCGCATTTATCGGTCCTTCAGGCTGCGGCAAATCCACATTGCTGCGAACCTTGAACCGGATGAACGACATGATCCCTGGCACACGGATCGAAGGCTCCGTGCGAATCGGAGGAAAGGATATATACAGCGACGGCGTGGAGGTAGAAACGCTACGCAAGCAGGTGGGGATGGTATTCCAACAGCCGAACCCTTTTCCGAAATCGATTTATGATAATGTTGCATACGGGCCGAGGCTCCACGGCATAAAAGATAAAGCCACGCTGGATCAAATTGTGGAGCAGAGCCTGCGCCAGGCTGTATTGTGGGATGAGGTCAAGGATTTCCTGAGGCGTTCGGCGCTCAGCCTATCCGGCGGCCAGCAGCAGCGGCTTTGCATCGCCCGGGCGATTGCTGTCCAGCCTGACATCCTGCTCATGGATGAAGCGACATCTGCTCTGGACCCGATATCGACGCTAAAGATCGAGGAACTGGCCCAGGAATTAAAAGATAGGTATACCATCGTGATGGTTACTCATAACATGCATCAAGCGGCCCGTATTTCGGACCGCACTGTATTTTTCCTGAATGGTGAAATTGTAGAAGCAGACGATACTAACAAACTGTTCTCAACACCGCAGGATTCGCGTACCGAAGATTATATTTCAGGACGTTTTGGTTAACAGAAGGGAGCAGTGAGGTATGATCCAAAGAAGAGAGTTCGATCAAAATTTGGAGGAGCTGCGGCAGTTGCTGAGGGAAATGGGCGAGCACGTGGAGCATGCCCTCAAAGAATCCATTGTATCGCTGCAGAACTTGGACGTCAGCAGAGCCAAAGGGGTTATTGCCCAGGATTTGAAGCTGAACGAAATGGAAGAAGAAGTAATGGACATCGGCTCCAGATTGATCGTTACGCAGCAGCCTGTTGCCAAGGATCTTCGCCGGATTATCGTCGCCTTTAAAATCTCCAGCGATTTGGAGCGCATGGGCGACCTTGCGGTCGACATCGCCAAGGTGACGCTTCGTTTGGAGGGACAGACGCTGCTGAAGCCGCTTATTGACATTCCAAAAATGGCGGAGCTGGTCGAGGTCATGGTGGAGGAATCTCTCCAATCCTATTTGGATGAAAATACAGATCTGGCCTATAAGATGGCAAAGGATGACGATGAGGTCGACCATCTTTACAGTCAAACGATCAGCGAGCTGTATTCGATCGTCATTAATCACCCCGACTCCCTACAGCAGGTGATGCTGCTTACGCTGGTGGGCAGATACATTGAACGTATCGCCGACCATGCGACGAATATCGGGGAGAGCACCGTTTATCTTGTTACCGGACATCGGCCGGATCTTAATCAATAGTTAATTAAATATCGTTATTTAGAACAGTCAAAGCGCCGGAATGCTCCGGCGCTTTGCTGTTTGTGCGGGCTGCCTGTTCTGAATATCGTTAAATCGCGATTGTTTTTTATATATCGGTGGAGCATGTGTTAGAATAATAGTCAGGAGTATGTTCAGGGAACGAGGTGCTGTATGGAAAAATTAATTCTTATTGACGGAAACAGTATTATTTACCGGGCGTTCTTCGCCATGCCGCCGCTGAACAATTCAAGCGGCCTGCATACGAACGCTGTGTACGGATTTACGAATATGCTGCTAAGACTCATTCAGGATGAGAAGCCGACTCATATTATGGTAGCGTTTGATGCGGGCAAGGTGACGTTCCGCCACGAAGGTTACGAAGATTATAAAGGGGGACGGGAGAAGACGCCTCCGGAATTGAGCGAGCAGTTTCCGCTTACCCGCGAGTTGCTGGAGAGCTTTGGAATATGCTGGTTTGAGCTGCCTGGCTACGAGGCTGACGATATTATTGGAACGATCAGCAAGCAGGCTGAAGCTGCCGGCAAGGACGTGCTTGTCGTCACGGGAGACAAGGACATGCTGCAGGTAGTCAGCGATAAGGTCAAGGTGGCCTTGACGCGGAAGGGAATCAGCGAAGTGGAGCCTTATGGGCCGAAGGAGATCCAAGAGAGATATGGGCTTACCCCGGATCAGATCATTGATCTGAAGGGTCTGATGGGCGATGCTTCGGATAATATTCCCGGCGTCCCGGGAATCGGCGAGAAGACGGCGTTAAAGCTGCTTCACCAGTTCGGCTCCGTGGAGGAAGTGCTTGCCCGGACGGACGAGCTGAAGGGCAAGATGAAGGAAAATCTCATTCAGCATGCTGAGGATGCAAGGCTGAGTAAAAGGCTTGCTACGATTCACCGCGAGGTGCCGGTCGACCGGTCTTTTGACGATATGGTTTTTCGTGGGCTGCAGGAAGAGAAGGCGGGGCCGGTGCTTCGCAAGCTAGAGTTCAAATCATTGCTTGAACGATTGTCATTCGGTGAAGGGGCTGGAACGGCCGAAGCAGGGGAAGCGACCGTCAGGGCGCAGGATGAAGTTGAGGTAACGATCGTGAATGAAACCTCACTGCAAGAACTTGTGCACGAGCTTCCGGGGATCGAGGTTATGTATGTGGAATCTCGCGGCGATAATCCACATCAGTCCGAGGTTATGGGGCTGATCTTCTCTTCAAAGGAGCGTCATTTCTTTGTGTCCTGCGAATTTTTGCTAAGCGCGGAGGCGAAGCCCGTCAAGGATTGGCTTGCTAACCCGCAAATACCAAAACGCGGTTATGATCTTCATCGGGCTGATTTGGCGTTGTACTGGCAAGGAATTACGTTTGCGGGGGCCGAATTTGATATCGAACTAGCCGCGTATTTGCTGGATCCAACGGATAATAATCAGACGATCAGCGGGCTTGCTGCCAAATATCATTTGCCGCAATTGCCTTCGGATGATGAGGTATACGGGAAAGGGGCCAAATTTAAGGCGCCTGATCCTGAAACGCTCAGCCGCCATTTGGCCCGCAAGGCGCTGGCAATGCTGCGCCTGATTCCGCTGCAGAAGGAAGAGCTTGAGAAAAATGAAATGAACCGGTTGTTCTATGAGCTGGAAATGCCGCTGTCCCGCATTTTGGCGGATATGGAGAAGCAGGGGATCTCGGTCAACCGCGACGCGCTGGCGGAGCTCGGCAAGGAGTTCGAGGCGCAGATCAGCAAACTGGAGAAGCGCATTTATGAAATTGCCGGTCTGGAATTCAATTTGAATTCGCCAAAGCAGCTCGGTGAGGTTCTGTTCGATAAACTGGAGCTGCCCGTAGTCAAGAAAACGAAGACGGGATATTCCACCGATGCAGAGGTACTGGAAAAGCTGGCGCCGTATAACGAAATTGTCCAGTTCATTCTGGAATACCGCCAGCTGGCGAAGCTGCAATCGACTTATGTGGAAGGTCTGCTGAAGGAGATTCGCCAGGACACTGGCAAGGTTCATACGTTTTACCGGCAGACGATTGCCGCAACGGGCAGACTTAGCAGCCAATATCCGAATTTGCAGAACATTCCAATCCGTTTGGAGGAAGGACGCAAAATCCGCCAAGTGTTCGTGCCGTCCGAAGAGGGCTGGTCCATTCTTGCCGCGGACTATTCACAGATTGAACTGCGGGTGCTTGCGCATATTTCAGATGATAAGGGATTGCAGGAAGCCTTCCTGCATGATATGGATATTCATACGAAAACAGCTATGGATGTCTTCGGTGTATCCCAGGACCAGGTGGATGCCAATATGCGCCGTTCAGCCAAGGCTGTAAATTTCGGAATCGTCTATGGAATTAGCGATTATGGATTATCACAGAACCTGCATATTACCCGAAAGGAAGCCGCGCAATTCATTGAGCAGTATTTCGAGGCTTTTAAGGGCGTACGCCGGTATATGGATGAGATCGTTCAGGAGGCAAAGCGCAACGGCTACGTTACCACGCTGCTTGAGCGAAGACGATATCTTCCGGAAATCAACGCCTCCAACTTCAACCTGCGCTCCTTCGCCGAGCGAACGGCGATGAATACGCCGATCCAAGGCACCGCTGCGGATATCATTAAGCTGGCGATGGTGATGATGGACGAGACGCTACGTAAGCATGGGCTGAAAAGCCGGATGCTGCTTCAGGTCCATGACGAGCTGGTGTTTGAGGTGCCGCCGGAAGAGTTGGAGACGATGAGCAAGCTTGTGCCTGAGACGATGGAAAGGGCTTTGCAGCTGTCGGTTCCGTTGAAGGCGGAGGTAAGCAGCGGTTCCAACTGGTACGAAGCCAAATAGTTTAGAGGTAGTTCAAAAAGTCACTTTTGATCACGAAGTATTTCGGGAAGGGAATTCGGCGTCGAATCTTGCACTCACCCTTGAAAGCTAATGCTTCCGAAGCATGTTTCTTGCAGAAACATTGCAGGTGCTCATGTAGGCTTCTCCAGATTATGCTTTCGAAGACCGTTTTCTTCGAAAACGTCGAACTCCGCTCCTCCTGAAAGTTTTGCAGGGCAAAACTCGCATCGGAAGCATAGGCAAAGGGTTCATGCAACCGAAGCGTTTCGAAGAAACGCACCCCGGGAGAGTATGCTTCGGTACAGAAAAGCGACTTTTTGAGCCTTTAATGAAGAGGAAGTTCAAGAAGGTCGTTAATCACGAAATGAAGCAGCAACAAATTTAAAGTTTGAGGTGAAAGAACATGCCGGAGCTACCGGAAGTGGAGACCGTTCGGCGGACATTGTCGGCTCTTATCGTCGGGAAGACGATCGAGTCGGTGAAAGTGCTGCTGCCGCGAATTATTCAGCGTCCCGACGATATTAAGCGGTTTGAGACGGAGCTGGCGGGTCATACTATTGTAGATGTTGGCCGGCGCGGCAAGTTTTTGAGGATTATTATGGATCAGCTTGTCCTGGTCTCCCATCTGCGGATGGAAGGCCGATATGGCGTGTACGATCAAAATGAGGAAGTAGAGAAGCACACCCATGTCATTTTCCGGTTTACCGATGGCACGGAGCTCAGATATAAGGATGTACGGCAATTCGGCACGATGCACCTGTTCCTTCCAGGCGAGGAATTCAAGGAGAAGCCGCTCATGAAGCTTGGGCTAGAGCCGCTGGAAGATACTTTTACAGCAGAAGTTCTAAGGGAGCTACTGTTCAAGCGATCGACAAAGATCAAGGTTGCTCTGTTAAATCAGGAATATGTGGTGGGGCTCGGCAATATTTATGTGGATGAAGCACTGTTTCGGGCCGGGATTCATCCGGAGCGTGCGGCGAACACCTTGTCTGCCCAAGAATGGACAACGCTTCATGAAGCGATCGTCTTTACCTTAACCGATGCAGTACAAGCCGGAGGTTCCTCCATTAAATCGTATGTTAACGGCCAAGGCGAGATGGGGATGTTCCAGCACTCGCTGCAAATTTACGGGCGCAAAGGCGAATCGTGCGTAAAATGCGGACACCCGATCGAGAAGAGCGTCGTTGGCGGGCGGGGGACGCATTATTGCCCGATATGCCAGGTTCGTGTTCTGGACAAGCAGTCCCTGGAGAGAATCGGATCGTAATTTCCTCCATGGTTGACCCAGAGCAGGAATTCGGTTCCGAAGCTGGAAGCCCGAAGCGCAAAAGTTATAGAGATAGCGAGGTGAATCCATGAATATCGGGCTGACGGGCGGAATCGCCACGGGCAAAAGCACGGTCTCCCAAATGCTGGTTAAGCGAGGGGCCATATTAATTGATGCCGATGTCATCGCCAGAGAGGTGATGGAGCCCGGGCATCCGGTATTGCAGGCGGTACGGGAGCGGTTCGGTCCAGACGTTATCCATGATGACGGTACATTAAACCGCAAAAGGCTAGGCGAAATCGTCTTTTCCGACCCGGAGAAGCTTAAAGCGCTGAATGGTCTTACCCATCCCGCTATTCGCGCCGAAATGAGGAAACGGATGGCGGCTTATGAGGCTGCGGACCCTGGACGGCTTGTCGTCGTGGATATACCGCTGCTGTATGAATCCGGTTTGGAAACGATGTTTGAACAAGTGATGGTGGTCTATGTGCCACGTGAATTGCAGCTTAAGAGGCTGATGCAGAGAGACGAACTGACCTTAGAGCAGGCAGAGGCGAGAATACGAGCCCAAATGGATATCGAGAAAAAGAAGGAGAGGGCGGATATTTTGATTGATAACAGCCTCGGAATGGACAAGACGGAGTTGCAGATCGCGGAATTTTGGCGGAACAAGGTTTTGCTATGAAATGGCTGCGTAAAAAAAGAGTGCTGCTTTTGTTGTTTCTCGGTTTTACTGTTATTTTATTTTTTAACTCCAAATGGTTAGCCTTATTTTATCCGATTCATTTCAAAGA from Paenibacillus woosongensis includes the following:
- a CDS encoding heavy-metal-associated domain-containing protein, which encodes MTTKLYQLKTVSCPSCIAKIEKMLMKTKGIQLAEVLFNSSRVRASFEEREVGSQEIRNLIEKLGYQVIGEK
- the coaE gene encoding dephospho-CoA kinase (Dephospho-CoA kinase (CoaE) performs the final step in coenzyme A biosynthesis.) — encoded protein: MNIGLTGGIATGKSTVSQMLVKRGAILIDADVIAREVMEPGHPVLQAVRERFGPDVIHDDGTLNRKRLGEIVFSDPEKLKALNGLTHPAIRAEMRKRMAAYEAADPGRLVVVDIPLLYESGLETMFEQVMVVYVPRELQLKRLMQRDELTLEQAEARIRAQMDIEKKKERADILIDNSLGMDKTELQIAEFWRNKVLL
- the polA gene encoding DNA polymerase I, producing MEKLILIDGNSIIYRAFFAMPPLNNSSGLHTNAVYGFTNMLLRLIQDEKPTHIMVAFDAGKVTFRHEGYEDYKGGREKTPPELSEQFPLTRELLESFGICWFELPGYEADDIIGTISKQAEAAGKDVLVVTGDKDMLQVVSDKVKVALTRKGISEVEPYGPKEIQERYGLTPDQIIDLKGLMGDASDNIPGVPGIGEKTALKLLHQFGSVEEVLARTDELKGKMKENLIQHAEDARLSKRLATIHREVPVDRSFDDMVFRGLQEEKAGPVLRKLEFKSLLERLSFGEGAGTAEAGEATVRAQDEVEVTIVNETSLQELVHELPGIEVMYVESRGDNPHQSEVMGLIFSSKERHFFVSCEFLLSAEAKPVKDWLANPQIPKRGYDLHRADLALYWQGITFAGAEFDIELAAYLLDPTDNNQTISGLAAKYHLPQLPSDDEVYGKGAKFKAPDPETLSRHLARKALAMLRLIPLQKEELEKNEMNRLFYELEMPLSRILADMEKQGISVNRDALAELGKEFEAQISKLEKRIYEIAGLEFNLNSPKQLGEVLFDKLELPVVKKTKTGYSTDAEVLEKLAPYNEIVQFILEYRQLAKLQSTYVEGLLKEIRQDTGKVHTFYRQTIAATGRLSSQYPNLQNIPIRLEEGRKIRQVFVPSEEGWSILAADYSQIELRVLAHISDDKGLQEAFLHDMDIHTKTAMDVFGVSQDQVDANMRRSAKAVNFGIVYGISDYGLSQNLHITRKEAAQFIEQYFEAFKGVRRYMDEIVQEAKRNGYVTTLLERRRYLPEINASNFNLRSFAERTAMNTPIQGTAADIIKLAMVMMDETLRKHGLKSRMLLQVHDELVFEVPPEELETMSKLVPETMERALQLSVPLKAEVSSGSNWYEAK
- the phoU gene encoding phosphate signaling complex protein PhoU; this translates as MIQRREFDQNLEELRQLLREMGEHVEHALKESIVSLQNLDVSRAKGVIAQDLKLNEMEEEVMDIGSRLIVTQQPVAKDLRRIIVAFKISSDLERMGDLAVDIAKVTLRLEGQTLLKPLIDIPKMAELVEVMVEESLQSYLDENTDLAYKMAKDDDEVDHLYSQTISELYSIVINHPDSLQQVMLLTLVGRYIERIADHATNIGESTVYLVTGHRPDLNQ
- the mutM gene encoding DNA-formamidopyrimidine glycosylase, which codes for MPELPEVETVRRTLSALIVGKTIESVKVLLPRIIQRPDDIKRFETELAGHTIVDVGRRGKFLRIIMDQLVLVSHLRMEGRYGVYDQNEEVEKHTHVIFRFTDGTELRYKDVRQFGTMHLFLPGEEFKEKPLMKLGLEPLEDTFTAEVLRELLFKRSTKIKVALLNQEYVVGLGNIYVDEALFRAGIHPERAANTLSAQEWTTLHEAIVFTLTDAVQAGGSSIKSYVNGQGEMGMFQHSLQIYGRKGESCVKCGHPIEKSVVGGRGTHYCPICQVRVLDKQSLERIGS
- a CDS encoding response regulator transcription factor, translated to MTQRLLVIEDEPTLSRLLSYNLSREGYEVVVEEHGQSGLDTALKNDFNLILLDLMLPGMNGFEIMSRLRNEGVKTPVIMLTAKNAEEDVVQGLKSGADDYITKPFGVAELLARVTAVLRRSSGVEEPENRPQPQETSSQITLGDLVIYPEKYEVTLGSEPITLRPKEFEVLLYLARKPGVVMTRDDLMNAVWGFDYIGGQRTVDVHVSSLRKKLELDPGSVYIDSIRGVGYKLVVNKKKASIISE
- the pstB gene encoding phosphate ABC transporter ATP-binding protein PstB, producing the protein MEPIIHIDRLNLYYDQFQALKNMSLDISEKAITAFIGPSGCGKSTLLRTLNRMNDMIPGTRIEGSVRIGGKDIYSDGVEVETLRKQVGMVFQQPNPFPKSIYDNVAYGPRLHGIKDKATLDQIVEQSLRQAVLWDEVKDFLRRSALSLSGGQQQRLCIARAIAVQPDILLMDEATSALDPISTLKIEELAQELKDRYTIVMVTHNMHQAARISDRTVFFLNGEIVEADDTNKLFSTPQDSRTEDYISGRFG
- a CDS encoding methyl-accepting chemotaxis protein; translation: MVNQAVVERDVSLSSRSAVKVFAKQDKIGKEEMPSENLGEQGSAVRTEAYCRFVPTTGPDESCLSVLKRFQADAKLPCIIVCDHANRPLGLLMRDTFYRRLAGRFAADLFYERPALMFAEKSPLITEITTSPRQLIDAALNRESAVFYDSLILTEQGEFKGVMTVQDLMLMSRELQREADQIREKIVRESHAKVLEIDRSVKEVSATSERSLRQTVEMSGLATAGRNELEAVQASFNRVLKMTKSQEEQVAALLGHASNISSIAASIRELADQSGLLAMNASIEAAHAGEHGRGFAVVASEIRKLALQTKMFSDDIGSTLDIVSGLVKQTADASSLTTIEMQHSHDRVNSADHTFQMLVESVRTVEARGRDMFQTAGNAAKQTEIVLQELEQLSSKK